From a region of the Podarcis muralis chromosome 16, rPodMur119.hap1.1, whole genome shotgun sequence genome:
- the SSR2 gene encoding translocon-associated protein subunit beta isoform X1 gives MGGGGSILPGKKEGDWNWVLGARRLGRESFIHSLTAVVSHLLSSRKLEVVHMKLLILAVLVATSSVYCEEGARLLASKSLLNRYAVEGRDLTLQYNIYNVGSSAALEVELSDDSFPPEDFGIVSGMLNVKWDRIAPASNVSHTVVLRPLKAGYFNFTSATITYLAQEGAQVVVGFTSAPGQGGILAQREFDRRFSPHFLDWAAFGVMTLPSIGIPLLLWYSSKRKYDTPKSKKN, from the exons ATGGGAGGAGGGGGGTCTATTCTGCCAGGGAAAAAGGAGGGCGATTGGAACTGGGTGCTGGGTGCAAGGAGGCTTGGCAGAGaaagttttattcattcattgaCAGCAGTTGTGTCCCATCTTCTTTCCTCCAGGAAGCTCGAGGTGGTGCAC ATGAAGCTGTTGATTCTTGCCGTGCTGGTTGCCACCTCCTCAGTCTACTGTGAGGAAGGGGCCAGGCTCTTGGCCTCCAAGTCCCTATTGAACAGATATGCCGTCGAGGGCCGGGATCTCACTTTGCAGTACAACATCTACAATGTTGGCTCTAG TGCTGCCTTAGAGGTGGAGTTGTCGGACGACTCGTTTCCTCCTGAAGACTTCGGCATTGTTTCTGGGATGCTCAATGTCAAGTGGGACAGGATCGCACC CGCCAGCAACGTGTCCCACACGGTGGTCCTGAGACCCCTGAAAGCCGGCTACTTCAACTTCACCTCGGCCACCATCACCTACCTGGCGCAGGAGGGGGCCCAGGTGGTG gtgGGCTTCACCAGCGCTCCAGGGCAAGGGGGGATCCTCGCCCAGCGAGAATTTGACCGGAGGTTTTCGCCACACTTT CTGGATTGGGCAGCCTTTGGGGTCATGACGCTCCCCTCCATCGGCATCCCTCTGCTCCTCTGGTACTCGAGCAAAAGGAAGTACGACACCCCCAAGAGCAAGAAGAACTGA
- the SSR2 gene encoding translocon-associated protein subunit beta isoform X3, with the protein MGGGGSILPGKKEGDWNWVLGARRLGRESFIHSLTAVVSHLLSSRKLEVVHMKLLILAVLVATSSVYCEEGARLLASKSLLNRYAVEGRDLTLQYNIYNVGSSAALEVELSDDSFPPEDFGIVSGMLNVKWDRIAPYPFFCTECGSLLP; encoded by the exons ATGGGAGGAGGGGGGTCTATTCTGCCAGGGAAAAAGGAGGGCGATTGGAACTGGGTGCTGGGTGCAAGGAGGCTTGGCAGAGaaagttttattcattcattgaCAGCAGTTGTGTCCCATCTTCTTTCCTCCAGGAAGCTCGAGGTGGTGCAC ATGAAGCTGTTGATTCTTGCCGTGCTGGTTGCCACCTCCTCAGTCTACTGTGAGGAAGGGGCCAGGCTCTTGGCCTCCAAGTCCCTATTGAACAGATATGCCGTCGAGGGCCGGGATCTCACTTTGCAGTACAACATCTACAATGTTGGCTCTAG TGCTGCCTTAGAGGTGGAGTTGTCGGACGACTCGTTTCCTCCTGAAGACTTCGGCATTGTTTCTGGGATGCTCAATGTCAAGTGGGACAGGATCGCACCGTATCCTTTTTTTTGCACAGAGtgtggcag TCTGCTTCCTTAG
- the SSR2 gene encoding translocon-associated protein subunit beta isoform X2 — MKLLILAVLVATSSVYCEEGARLLASKSLLNRYAVEGRDLTLQYNIYNVGSSAALEVELSDDSFPPEDFGIVSGMLNVKWDRIAPASNVSHTVVLRPLKAGYFNFTSATITYLAQEGAQVVVGFTSAPGQGGILAQREFDRRFSPHFLDWAAFGVMTLPSIGIPLLLWYSSKRKYDTPKSKKN; from the exons ATGAAGCTGTTGATTCTTGCCGTGCTGGTTGCCACCTCCTCAGTCTACTGTGAGGAAGGGGCCAGGCTCTTGGCCTCCAAGTCCCTATTGAACAGATATGCCGTCGAGGGCCGGGATCTCACTTTGCAGTACAACATCTACAATGTTGGCTCTAG TGCTGCCTTAGAGGTGGAGTTGTCGGACGACTCGTTTCCTCCTGAAGACTTCGGCATTGTTTCTGGGATGCTCAATGTCAAGTGGGACAGGATCGCACC CGCCAGCAACGTGTCCCACACGGTGGTCCTGAGACCCCTGAAAGCCGGCTACTTCAACTTCACCTCGGCCACCATCACCTACCTGGCGCAGGAGGGGGCCCAGGTGGTG gtgGGCTTCACCAGCGCTCCAGGGCAAGGGGGGATCCTCGCCCAGCGAGAATTTGACCGGAGGTTTTCGCCACACTTT CTGGATTGGGCAGCCTTTGGGGTCATGACGCTCCCCTCCATCGGCATCCCTCTGCTCCTCTGGTACTCGAGCAAAAGGAAGTACGACACCCCCAAGAGCAAGAAGAACTGA